A genome region from Geminicoccus roseus DSM 18922 includes the following:
- a CDS encoding complex I NDUFA9 subunit family protein: MRDMVVAVMGGTGFIGSHVVGHLCAAGAQVRVPCRNTDRALFLKPLGQVGQVAPLACDLSDDASLETVLSGVDAVVNLIGILHEHRAGDFQRLHAELPARIARAAPRSARLIQVSAIGADPQSKSIYARTKGEGEAALRAVRPDAVILRPSVVFGPGDQFLNRFAKMAVNSPVLPAIGGGHTRFQPVFVVDVAQAVLAALTRPDVLGHTYELGGPAVMSFREILDWLQKVLGRNRYVMNLPFSVADTQARFLQILPTPPLTRDQVLQLRSDNVVAADALGLRDLGVEPTPMRVAAPPYLQQFVRTQVRKL, from the coding sequence ATGCGGGACATGGTCGTCGCGGTGATGGGCGGGACCGGCTTCATCGGAAGCCACGTGGTCGGCCATCTGTGCGCGGCGGGCGCGCAGGTCCGGGTCCCCTGCCGCAATACCGACCGTGCTTTGTTCCTCAAGCCGCTGGGCCAGGTGGGCCAGGTTGCACCGCTCGCCTGCGACCTGTCTGACGATGCCTCGCTGGAAACCGTGCTGTCCGGGGTCGATGCCGTGGTCAACCTGATCGGCATCCTGCACGAGCACCGCGCAGGCGATTTCCAGCGGCTTCATGCCGAGCTGCCGGCCAGGATCGCGCGAGCGGCACCCAGGAGTGCACGCCTGATCCAGGTTTCGGCGATCGGCGCCGACCCGCAGTCCAAGAGCATCTATGCCCGCACCAAGGGCGAGGGAGAGGCGGCGCTGCGGGCGGTGCGGCCGGATGCGGTGATCCTGCGTCCCTCCGTGGTGTTCGGGCCCGGAGACCAGTTCCTCAACCGCTTCGCCAAGATGGCCGTGAACTCGCCGGTCCTGCCGGCGATCGGCGGCGGGCACACGCGGTTCCAGCCGGTGTTCGTGGTCGATGTTGCCCAGGCGGTGCTGGCCGCCCTGACGCGGCCGGACGTTCTCGGCCACACCTACGAGCTTGGAGGGCCGGCGGTGATGAGCTTCCGCGAGATCCTCGACTGGCTGCAAAAGGTCCTGGGCCGCAACCGCTATGTTATGAATCTGCCTTTTTCAGTGGCGGACACACAGGCACGTTTTTTGCAAATCCTCCCGACGCCGCCGCTTACCCGGGATCAGGTCCTGCAATTGCGCTCCGACAATGTGGTGGCCGCGGATGCTCTTGGGCTCCGGGACCTGGGCGTGGAGCCTACCCCGATGCGGGTAGCCGCTCCGCCTTATCTGCAGCAGTTTGTCCGCACGCAGGTGCGGAAGCTGTGA
- a CDS encoding GNAT family N-acetyltransferase — translation MFLSSCTAAPADAEAGGNLTLRTGTEADLDAIVAIYAEQLLAGLGSWEETVPDHAEMERRLAAVRAAGLPWLVATDHTGRVLGYCHARPFRALSAYRGTIEDCIHVAKDARGLGVGSMLLAALIEACAGRGLRRMVAVVGDARNRASIRLHERAGFEICGHLPGAGEKMGEPVDVVLMQRSLPDHSIAGRA, via the coding sequence ATGTTCCTGTCTTCCTGCACCGCCGCTCCGGCCGATGCCGAGGCTGGCGGCAACCTCACCCTGCGTACCGGGACCGAAGCCGACCTGGACGCCATCGTCGCGATCTATGCGGAGCAACTCCTGGCCGGCCTCGGCTCCTGGGAGGAGACGGTTCCCGATCACGCGGAGATGGAGCGGCGCCTGGCGGCAGTGCGCGCGGCTGGCCTGCCCTGGCTGGTCGCGACCGACCACACCGGACGGGTGCTCGGCTACTGCCATGCTCGGCCGTTCCGGGCGCTGTCCGCCTATCGCGGCACCATCGAGGACTGCATCCACGTGGCGAAGGACGCCCGCGGGCTGGGCGTCGGTAGCATGCTGCTCGCGGCGCTGATCGAGGCCTGCGCGGGTCGGGGTTTGCGCCGAATGGTGGCGGTGGTGGGCGATGCCCGCAACCGCGCCTCGATCAGGCTGCACGAGCGCGCCGGCTTCGAGATCTGTGGCCATCTGCCGGGTGCCGGTGAGAAGATGGGGGAGCCTGTCGACGTCGTGCTGATGCAGCGCTCCTTGCCTGACCACTCGATCGCCGGCCGGGCGTGA
- the gltB gene encoding glutamate synthase large subunit produces MSQLPIESGAEFVRAYEDNRAMLEARGMYAPEDEHSSCGVGMIAAIDGKPRREVVTKAIEALKAVWHRGAVDADGKTGDGAGIHVQIPDAFFRRYVTDVGVEVDERLGVGMVFLPRNDFGAQETCRSIVESEIIRGGYQVRGWRQVPVDTSVLGEKAQATRPEIEQIIIGNPDCSIDTDTFERDLYVIRRRIEKQVLAAQVSEFYLCSLSCRSIIYKGLFLAEALSVFYPDLQDEQFVSTFAIFHQRYSTNTWPAWRLAQPFRTLAHNGEINTVRGNTNWMKAHETRMSAPAFGEFNEDVKPLIQAGSSDSASLDAVVEALVRAGRSLPLVKTLLIPPAWSNKIAMPQEHADLFNYCNCVMEPWDGPAAVVAADSRWAVAGMDRNGLRPMRYARTSDGLLVVGSEAGMVPLDESRVVEKGRVGPGEMIGVDLISGRFFRDIELKDWLAALKPYSKWVQNIRNLEDLVAARDFQPSSFERADLRRRQAQFGVSVEDLELILAPMVQDGKETLGSMGDHSPLAVLSKQYRGLHHFFRQQFAQVTNPPIDPLREWRVMSLKTRFGNLGNVYDEDPSQTSILQLESPAITTTELLALEAHFQKRMRRIDCTFPADGSETLRHALERIRQEAEDAVRGGAENLLMTDEDVGPQRAPLPMILAVGAVHSHLVRQGLRAFSSITVRSGECMDTHCFAVLIGVGATAVNAYLTEAAIADRHARNLFPGLTLQECLARYQEAIGQGLLKIMSKMGISIISSYRGGYNFEAVGLSRSLCREYLPGLVSRISGIGLAGIGKRVLEMHARAYAEGAPVLSIGGFYRYRRGGEAQALEGKAIHQLQHAVQNDSYSSYKRFAEMLHEHEPVAIRDLLAFAPKGGPVPIDEVESITEIRKRFVTPGMSLGALSPEAHETLTIAMNRIGAKADSGEGGEGKERFTPRPNGDNANSPIKQVASGRFGVTAEYLNAAKELEIKVAQGAKPGEGGQLPGFKVTVEIARLRHATPGVTLISPPPHHDIYSIEDLAQLIYDLKQINPDAKVCVKLVSEAGIGTIAAGVAKAKADVILISGHTGGTGASPQTSIKFAGTPWEMGLSETNQLLTLNRLRHRVTLRTDGGIKTGRDVVIAAMLGAEEYGIGTLSLVAVGCILVRQCHSNTCPVGVCTQRDDLRAKYDGKPEHVVNLMSFIAEETREVLASLGLRSIQEAVGRADLLRQVSRGSIDLDDLDLNPILANVDPGPHPRFCTVDGRNEVPDTLDARMVKDARPLLEDGEKMQLQYNVRNVHRAVGTRLSAHITRKYGMAKLPEGHITVRLRGSAGQSLGAFAVQGLKLEVFGDANDYVGKGLSGGTIVVRPLVSSPLTPHHNVIIGNTCLYGATAGKLFAAGMAGERFAVRNSGAVTVVEGVGDNGCEYMTGGTAVILGHTGDNFAAGMSGGMAFVYDPHDHLASRINDEMVIWQRIEVEHYAELLQNLIREHVAATASPLGKQILHDYAGEIGHFWQVVPKEMLDKLAVPVTLGAVEPAAQLA; encoded by the coding sequence ATGAGCCAGCTTCCCATCGAGAGCGGCGCCGAGTTCGTTCGGGCCTACGAGGACAACCGCGCCATGCTCGAGGCGCGCGGCATGTACGCCCCCGAGGATGAACACTCCTCCTGCGGCGTCGGCATGATCGCCGCCATCGACGGCAAGCCGCGCCGCGAGGTGGTCACCAAGGCAATCGAGGCGCTGAAGGCGGTCTGGCACCGTGGTGCCGTGGATGCCGACGGCAAGACCGGCGACGGCGCCGGCATTCATGTCCAGATCCCCGACGCCTTCTTCCGCCGCTACGTCACCGATGTCGGCGTGGAGGTCGACGAACGCCTGGGCGTCGGCATGGTGTTCCTGCCGCGCAACGATTTCGGCGCGCAGGAGACCTGCCGCTCGATTGTCGAGAGCGAGATCATCCGCGGCGGCTACCAGGTGCGCGGCTGGCGCCAGGTTCCGGTCGACACCTCGGTGCTGGGCGAGAAGGCCCAGGCGACCCGGCCGGAGATCGAGCAGATCATCATCGGCAATCCCGACTGCTCGATCGACACCGACACGTTCGAGCGCGACCTCTACGTGATCCGCCGCCGGATCGAGAAGCAGGTGCTGGCGGCGCAGGTCAGCGAGTTTTACCTCTGCTCCCTGTCCTGCCGGTCGATCATCTACAAGGGCCTGTTCCTGGCCGAGGCGCTGTCGGTCTTCTACCCGGACCTGCAGGACGAGCAGTTCGTCTCGACCTTCGCGATCTTCCACCAGCGCTACTCCACCAACACCTGGCCGGCCTGGCGCCTGGCCCAGCCGTTTCGCACGCTCGCCCATAACGGCGAAATCAACACCGTGCGCGGCAACACCAACTGGATGAAGGCGCACGAGACCCGGATGTCCGCGCCGGCCTTCGGCGAGTTCAACGAGGACGTGAAGCCGCTGATCCAGGCCGGCTCGTCGGACAGTGCGTCGCTCGACGCGGTGGTCGAGGCGCTGGTGCGGGCCGGGCGCTCGCTGCCGCTGGTCAAGACCCTGCTGATCCCGCCGGCCTGGTCGAACAAGATCGCCATGCCCCAGGAGCATGCCGACCTGTTCAACTACTGCAACTGCGTGATGGAGCCGTGGGATGGGCCGGCCGCGGTGGTCGCCGCGGACAGCCGCTGGGCGGTGGCCGGGATGGACCGCAACGGCCTGCGCCCCATGCGCTATGCCCGCACCTCCGACGGCCTCCTGGTGGTGGGCTCCGAGGCCGGCATGGTGCCGCTGGACGAAAGCCGGGTGGTCGAGAAGGGCCGGGTCGGCCCGGGCGAGATGATCGGCGTCGACCTGATCTCTGGCCGGTTCTTCCGCGACATCGAGCTGAAGGACTGGCTGGCCGCCCTCAAGCCCTATTCCAAGTGGGTGCAGAACATCCGCAACCTGGAGGACCTGGTCGCAGCCCGCGACTTCCAGCCCTCCAGCTTCGAGCGCGCCGACTTGCGCCGCCGCCAGGCCCAGTTCGGCGTCAGCGTCGAGGACCTGGAACTCATCCTGGCGCCAATGGTGCAGGACGGGAAGGAGACGCTGGGCTCGATGGGCGACCACAGCCCGCTCGCGGTGCTGTCCAAGCAGTATCGCGGCCTGCACCACTTCTTCCGCCAGCAGTTCGCCCAGGTCACCAATCCGCCGATCGACCCGCTGCGAGAATGGCGGGTGATGAGCCTGAAGACCCGGTTCGGCAACCTGGGCAACGTCTACGACGAGGACCCGAGCCAGACCTCGATCCTGCAGCTGGAATCCCCGGCGATCACCACGACCGAGCTCCTGGCGCTGGAAGCCCACTTCCAGAAGCGGATGCGCCGGATCGACTGCACCTTCCCGGCCGACGGGTCGGAGACGCTGCGCCATGCGCTGGAGCGGATCCGCCAGGAGGCGGAGGACGCCGTGCGCGGCGGAGCCGAGAACCTGCTCATGACCGACGAGGATGTCGGCCCGCAGCGGGCTCCGCTTCCGATGATCCTGGCGGTGGGCGCCGTGCACAGCCATCTGGTCCGCCAGGGGCTGCGCGCCTTTTCCTCGATCACCGTGCGCTCCGGCGAATGCATGGACACGCACTGCTTTGCCGTGCTGATCGGCGTGGGCGCCACTGCGGTGAACGCCTACCTCACCGAGGCGGCGATTGCCGACCGGCATGCCCGCAACCTGTTCCCAGGCCTGACCTTGCAGGAATGCCTGGCGCGCTATCAGGAGGCGATCGGGCAGGGCCTGCTCAAGATCATGTCCAAGATGGGCATTTCGATCATCTCGAGCTACCGCGGCGGCTACAATTTCGAGGCGGTCGGCCTGTCCCGCTCCTTGTGCCGGGAGTACCTGCCGGGCCTGGTCTCGCGGATTTCGGGCATCGGCCTTGCCGGCATCGGCAAGCGTGTCCTGGAGATGCACGCTCGCGCCTATGCCGAGGGCGCGCCCGTTCTCTCGATCGGCGGCTTCTACCGCTACCGGCGTGGTGGCGAAGCCCAGGCGCTGGAGGGCAAGGCCATCCACCAGCTCCAGCATGCCGTCCAGAACGACAGCTATTCGTCCTACAAGCGCTTCGCGGAGATGCTCCACGAGCACGAGCCGGTCGCGATCCGCGACCTGCTGGCGTTCGCGCCCAAGGGCGGGCCGGTGCCGATCGACGAGGTCGAGAGCATCACCGAGATCCGCAAGCGCTTCGTTACCCCTGGCATGTCCCTGGGCGCGCTCTCGCCTGAGGCGCACGAGACGCTCACCATCGCCATGAACCGGATCGGCGCCAAGGCCGATTCCGGCGAGGGCGGCGAGGGCAAGGAGCGCTTTACCCCCAGGCCCAATGGAGACAACGCCAACTCGCCGATCAAGCAGGTCGCGTCCGGGCGGTTCGGCGTCACCGCCGAGTACCTGAACGCGGCCAAGGAGCTGGAGATCAAGGTCGCCCAGGGTGCAAAGCCCGGCGAGGGCGGCCAGCTGCCGGGCTTCAAGGTCACGGTGGAGATTGCGAGGCTGCGCCACGCCACGCCTGGCGTGACCTTGATCTCGCCGCCGCCGCACCACGACATCTACTCGATCGAGGACCTGGCCCAGCTCATCTACGACCTCAAGCAGATCAACCCGGATGCCAAGGTCTGCGTGAAGCTGGTCTCCGAGGCCGGCATCGGCACGATTGCAGCGGGGGTGGCCAAGGCCAAAGCAGACGTGATCCTGATCTCCGGCCACACCGGCGGCACTGGCGCCTCGCCGCAGACCTCGATCAAGTTCGCCGGCACGCCGTGGGAAATGGGCCTGTCCGAGACCAACCAGCTGCTCACCCTGAACCGGCTGCGCCACCGGGTGACGCTGCGCACCGATGGCGGGATCAAGACCGGCCGCGATGTGGTGATCGCCGCGATGCTGGGGGCCGAGGAATACGGGATCGGCACCCTCTCGCTGGTGGCGGTCGGCTGCATCCTGGTCCGGCAGTGCCACTCCAACACCTGTCCGGTCGGCGTGTGCACCCAGCGCGACGACCTGCGCGCCAAGTACGACGGCAAGCCGGAGCACGTCGTCAACCTGATGAGCTTCATCGCCGAGGAGACCCGCGAGGTCCTTGCCTCCCTGGGCCTCCGCTCGATCCAGGAGGCGGTGGGGCGCGCCGACCTGCTCCGTCAGGTCAGCCGCGGCTCGATTGACCTGGACGACCTGGATCTCAATCCGATCCTGGCCAATGTCGACCCGGGTCCGCATCCGCGCTTCTGCACGGTGGATGGCCGCAACGAGGTGCCGGACACGCTGGATGCCCGGATGGTCAAGGATGCCCGGCCTCTGCTGGAGGACGGTGAGAAGATGCAGCTCCAGTACAACGTGCGCAACGTGCACCGCGCGGTGGGTACCCGGCTCTCGGCGCACATCACCCGCAAGTACGGGATGGCCAAGCTGCCGGAGGGGCACATCACCGTGCGCCTGCGCGGCTCCGCCGGCCAGTCGCTGGGCGCGTTCGCGGTGCAGGGGCTCAAGCTGGAGGTGTTCGGCGACGCCAACGACTATGTCGGCAAGGGCCTTTCGGGCGGCACCATCGTGGTCCGTCCGCTGGTATCCTCGCCGCTCACGCCGCACCACAACGTTATCATCGGCAACACCTGCCTCTATGGCGCCACGGCCGGCAAGCTGTTCGCAGCCGGCATGGCCGGCGAGCGCTTCGCGGTGCGCAACTCCGGCGCGGTGACGGTGGTCGAAGGTGTCGGCGACAATGGCTGCGAGTACATGACCGGCGGCACGGCGGTCATCCTCGGCCATACCGGCGACAATTTCGCAGCCGGCATGTCTGGTGGCATGGCGTTCGTCTATGATCCGCATGACCATCTGGCCAGCCGGATCAACGACGAGATGGTGATCTGGCAGCGGATCGAGGTGGAGCACTATGCCGAGCTTCTGCAGAACCTGATCCGCGAGCATGTCGCCGCCACGGCCAGCCCGCTGGGCAAGCAGATCCTCCATGACTATGCCGGCGAGATCGGCCATTTCTGGCAGGTCGTTCCCAAGGAGATGCTGGACAAGCTTGCGGTGCCGGTGACCCTGGGGGCGGTGGAACCGGCAGCGCAGCTCGCGTGA
- a CDS encoding type III PLP-dependent enzyme — protein sequence MNQKLARAARELDYATPCLLIDVDRVEANFRALRHAMPDTAIYYAMKANPAPEIMDRVASLGGSFDCASVNEIEMALATGAEPTRISFGNTIKKERDIARAFELGVPLYAFDSLAELQKIARAAPGSRVFCRILTDGVGAEWPLSRKFGCVPAMAVDLLREAARLGVVPWGISFHVGSQQKNVDSWDSAVAEAAAIFTTLEADGIKLGLVNLGGGFPTAYLEDVPAAEAYGEAIHASLMRHFGNRMPQTIIEPGRGLVGDCGLLVSEVVLVAEKGDQDGRPWVYLDVGKFGGLAETMDEAIRYRITTDRKGPEQHVVIAGPTCDSADVLYEKSDYRLPADLAAGDRVQIHGTGAYTTTYASVAFNGFAPLACRCI from the coding sequence ATGAACCAGAAGCTGGCTCGTGCGGCTCGCGAGCTCGATTATGCAACGCCCTGCCTGCTGATCGATGTCGACCGCGTCGAAGCCAATTTCCGCGCCCTGCGCCATGCCATGCCCGATACCGCGATCTACTACGCGATGAAGGCCAACCCGGCGCCTGAGATCATGGACCGGGTCGCTTCCCTGGGCGGCTCCTTCGACTGTGCCTCGGTCAACGAGATCGAGATGGCGCTGGCGACGGGCGCCGAGCCGACCAGGATCTCGTTCGGCAACACCATCAAGAAGGAACGCGACATCGCCCGCGCCTTCGAGCTGGGTGTACCCCTCTATGCCTTCGACAGCCTGGCCGAGTTGCAGAAGATCGCCCGTGCTGCTCCAGGTTCCCGTGTGTTCTGCCGGATCCTGACCGACGGCGTCGGGGCCGAGTGGCCGCTGTCGCGCAAGTTCGGCTGCGTGCCGGCCATGGCCGTCGACCTGCTGCGCGAAGCCGCGCGGCTGGGCGTGGTGCCGTGGGGGATCAGCTTCCATGTCGGGTCGCAGCAGAAGAACGTCGACTCTTGGGACAGCGCGGTCGCCGAAGCCGCGGCGATCTTCACCACGCTGGAAGCCGATGGGATCAAGCTCGGCCTGGTCAATCTCGGTGGTGGCTTTCCCACCGCCTACCTGGAGGACGTTCCCGCGGCCGAGGCCTATGGCGAGGCGATCCACGCTAGCCTGATGCGCCACTTCGGCAACCGGATGCCGCAGACGATCATCGAGCCCGGCCGGGGCTTGGTTGGCGATTGCGGCCTGCTGGTCTCGGAGGTCGTGCTGGTGGCTGAAAAGGGCGACCAGGACGGCCGGCCGTGGGTCTACCTGGATGTCGGCAAGTTCGGCGGCCTGGCGGAAACCATGGACGAGGCGATCCGCTACCGGATCACCACCGACCGGAAGGGCCCCGAGCAGCACGTGGTGATTGCAGGCCCCACCTGCGACAGCGCCGACGTGCTCTACGAGAAGAGCGACTACCGCCTGCCGGCCGATCTGGCGGCGGGCGACCGCGTGCAGATCCACGGCACCGGCGCCTACACCACCACCTATGCGAGCGTGGCCTTCAACGGCTTTGCGCCCTTGGCCTGCCGCTGCATCTGA
- a CDS encoding OmpP1/FadL family transporter, translated as MIDSILIDSRALPGSFRVKSVTKGPVMPRVYRFLLLGTSAAALVLTASSASHASGYAIREQSASGQGSSFAGMTAGEGGLSAMFFNPAALGFVRKPTIEQHVSLVVPDAELVSSSAATVLGTPIGGRTSQSDVFPDVGVPALYAAYPIDDAWTIGLAVNAPYGLGSKYDEDWVGRYHAVKSKLFSINATPTIAWRPTSWLTLGGGFSTQYIHAELTNAVDFGTIGAIIQDRSGQALPITPQPGAQDGKAKVEGDDIGFGVVLGAIAEPVEGTRVGLSYRSQISQDIKGDADFDLGTSGMGAIVSAATGQFVDTGASASLTTPTTVSLGLSQAIGADLTLLADLQWTDWSQFDELRIDFDNPAQAASVTAQAWEDTWFASVGAAYRLSDAWTLRAGAAYDQSPVPDADRTPRIPDGDRYWLSAGVSWSPIEDWTFDLGYSHIFVEDSTVDLSASGAGNATRGDLQASYESRIDIIAVAARVSF; from the coding sequence TTGATCGATTCCATCTTGATTGACAGTAGAGCATTGCCCGGATCATTTCGCGTCAAAAGCGTAACGAAGGGGCCTGTCATGCCGAGAGTGTACCGTTTCCTGCTGCTCGGCACATCGGCCGCTGCCCTGGTCTTGACGGCTTCTTCAGCCTCCCATGCCTCCGGCTACGCGATCCGTGAGCAGAGCGCTTCTGGCCAGGGCAGTTCGTTTGCCGGGATGACTGCGGGCGAGGGCGGCCTGTCCGCCATGTTCTTCAATCCGGCGGCGCTGGGCTTCGTCAGGAAGCCGACGATCGAGCAGCATGTCTCGCTGGTAGTGCCGGATGCGGAGCTGGTCTCGTCCTCGGCCGCGACCGTGCTGGGCACGCCGATTGGCGGCAGGACCAGCCAATCGGACGTGTTCCCCGACGTTGGCGTCCCGGCGCTTTATGCCGCCTATCCGATCGACGATGCCTGGACGATCGGCCTTGCGGTGAACGCGCCTTACGGCCTTGGTTCGAAGTACGACGAGGACTGGGTCGGCCGCTATCACGCGGTGAAGTCGAAGCTGTTCTCGATCAATGCTACCCCGACCATCGCCTGGCGGCCTACCTCCTGGTTGACCTTGGGCGGTGGCTTCAGCACCCAGTACATCCACGCCGAACTCACCAACGCCGTGGATTTCGGTACGATCGGCGCCATCATCCAGGACCGGTCCGGCCAGGCGCTGCCGATCACGCCCCAGCCGGGCGCACAGGATGGCAAGGCCAAGGTGGAGGGTGACGACATCGGCTTCGGCGTCGTTCTGGGCGCCATCGCCGAGCCCGTCGAGGGCACCCGAGTTGGCCTGTCCTACCGCTCGCAGATCAGCCAGGACATCAAGGGCGATGCCGACTTCGACCTCGGCACCTCCGGGATGGGAGCGATCGTCTCGGCGGCCACCGGTCAGTTTGTGGATACCGGTGCCAGCGCCTCGCTGACCACGCCGACCACGGTTTCGCTGGGCCTGTCCCAGGCAATTGGTGCTGATCTGACCCTCCTGGCCGATCTGCAGTGGACGGACTGGTCGCAGTTCGATGAACTGCGCATCGATTTCGATAATCCGGCGCAGGCCGCCAGCGTCACCGCGCAGGCCTGGGAAGACACCTGGTTCGCCTCGGTGGGCGCCGCTTACCGCCTGAGCGACGCCTGGACCTTGCGTGCTGGCGCGGCCTATGACCAGTCACCCGTGCCTGATGCCGACCGCACCCCGCGCATCCCCGACGGCGACCGCTACTGGCTGTCCGCCGGCGTGTCCTGGTCTCCGATCGAAGACTGGACCTTCGACCTCGGCTACTCGCACATCTTCGTCGAGGACAGCACGGTCGACCTGTCCGCGAGCGGGGCGGGCAATGCCACGCGTGGCGACCTTCAGGCCTCCTATGAAAGCCGGATCGACATCATTGCGGTAGCGGCACGAGTCAGTTTCTAG
- a CDS encoding NAD(P)-dependent oxidoreductase: MAGSKMMQFVSVPQNLPHKRSVDERVQDFGEIYDRFRDERAQEQASRCEQCGIPFCQVHCPVQNNIPDWLRMTAEGRIEEAYELSIATNNLPEICGRICPQDRLCEGNCVIEKGFNSVTIGTVERYINDTAFEKGWVKPNRPLQERKQSVAVIGAGPAGIAVADQLRKQGWQVHVYDRYDRVGGLLIYGIPGFKLEKDVVVRRWKLLEEGGIHFHLGVDIGAPGHPTFSDLRARHDAVFIGTGVYKARALQAPGVGLPGVVPALSYLTASNRISLGDEVAEFADGRLDAKGRHVVVVGGGDTAMDCVRTAIRQGALSVKCLYRRDKDNMPGSMREVKHAEEEGVEFAWLSAPEAFVGEDRVEAVRAVRMRLGAPDSTGRQSPEIVPGSSFTLKADLVIAALGFDPEDHLAMFGEPELKVSRWGTISIDWSTMQTNLPGVFAGGDIVRGASLVVWGIRDGRDAAASMHNYLLARAAEDAALAAAA; encoded by the coding sequence ATGGCCGGCTCCAAGATGATGCAGTTCGTTTCGGTGCCGCAGAACCTGCCGCACAAGCGCAGCGTCGACGAGCGCGTCCAGGATTTTGGCGAGATCTACGACCGGTTCCGGGACGAGCGCGCCCAGGAGCAGGCGTCCCGATGCGAACAGTGCGGCATCCCGTTCTGCCAGGTGCACTGCCCGGTGCAGAACAATATCCCCGACTGGCTCAGGATGACCGCTGAGGGGCGGATCGAGGAAGCCTACGAACTGAGCATCGCCACCAACAACCTGCCTGAAATTTGTGGCCGCATTTGCCCCCAGGATCGCCTGTGCGAGGGCAACTGCGTCATCGAGAAGGGCTTCAACTCGGTCACCATCGGTACGGTCGAGCGCTACATCAACGACACTGCCTTCGAGAAGGGCTGGGTCAAGCCGAACCGCCCCCTCCAGGAGCGCAAGCAGTCGGTGGCGGTCATCGGCGCCGGCCCGGCCGGGATCGCGGTTGCCGATCAGCTGCGCAAGCAGGGCTGGCAGGTCCATGTCTATGACCGGTACGATCGTGTCGGCGGCCTGCTGATCTACGGCATCCCGGGCTTCAAGCTCGAGAAGGACGTGGTGGTGCGGCGCTGGAAGCTGCTCGAGGAGGGCGGCATCCATTTCCATCTGGGCGTCGATATCGGCGCACCCGGCCACCCGACTTTCTCGGACCTGCGCGCCCGCCACGATGCAGTCTTCATCGGCACCGGCGTCTACAAGGCGCGTGCCCTGCAGGCGCCGGGCGTTGGGCTGCCGGGTGTGGTCCCGGCACTCTCCTATCTGACGGCCTCCAACCGGATCAGCCTCGGCGATGAGGTGGCCGAGTTCGCGGACGGTCGCCTGGACGCCAAGGGGCGGCATGTCGTGGTGGTCGGCGGCGGCGACACCGCCATGGACTGTGTGCGCACCGCGATCCGCCAGGGCGCTCTGTCCGTCAAATGCCTGTACCGGCGCGACAAGGACAACATGCCGGGCTCGATGCGCGAGGTGAAGCACGCCGAGGAGGAGGGCGTCGAGTTTGCCTGGCTCTCGGCGCCGGAGGCGTTCGTCGGCGAGGACCGGGTCGAGGCTGTCCGCGCGGTGCGGATGCGGCTGGGTGCGCCGGACTCGACGGGCCGGCAGTCGCCGGAGATCGTCCCGGGCTCCAGCTTTACCCTGAAGGCCGATCTCGTGATCGCCGCGCTTGGCTTCGATCCGGAGGATCATCTCGCCATGTTCGGCGAGCCGGAACTGAAGGTCTCGCGCTGGGGCACCATCAGCATCGACTGGAGCACCATGCAGACCAACCTGCCCGGCGTGTTCGCCGGCGGCGACATCGTGCGCGGCGCCTCGCTGGTGGTCTGGGGAATTCGCGACGGCCGCGATGCCGCCGCCTCGATGCACAACTATCTTCTCGCTCGCGCGGCCGAGGACGCCGCGCTCGCCGCAGCCGCCTGA